Proteins found in one Pyrus communis chromosome 15, drPyrComm1.1, whole genome shotgun sequence genomic segment:
- the LOC137716903 gene encoding EPIDERMAL PATTERNING FACTOR-like protein 2, with protein MGSSQNFIFCHRNRILCVSILFLVSSSTHLIFMAEGGRTISGKLTEAAPARVLEENRAGMAVNARQIGSAPPRCERICSACGRCVAVQVPVAPQGNKMRSHGGSSSTSPKNVAYSRGDDITNYKPMSWKCKCGNLLFNP; from the exons ATGGGCAGCTCTCAAAATTTCATCTTTTGCCACAGAAATAGAATTCTTTGCGTTTCCATCCTGTTCTTGGTTTCGAGCTCGACCCATCTGATATTTATGGCTGAAG GTGGTAGAACAATTTCAGGCAAGCTTACTGAGGCTGCTCCGGCGAGAGTTCTAGAGGAAAATAGAGCAGGAATGGCGGTCAACGCACGTCAAATAGGATCAGCGCCGCCGAGGTGCGAGCGGATTTGCAGCGCTTGCGGGCGTTGCGTGGCGGTTCAGGTTCCAGTTGCTCCTCAAGGCAATAAAATGAGAAGCCATGGCGGCAGCTCCTCTACTTCTCCCAAGAATGTAGCTTACTCCAGGGGAGATGACATTACGAATTATAAGCCaatgagctggaaatgcaagtgTGGGAATTTGCTCTTCAATCCTTGA